A genomic segment from Microcella flavibacter encodes:
- the secF gene encoding protein translocase subunit SecF, producing MSRFTTFGNDLYTGARSIDFVGRRKLWYAIALVLIVLTVLITVVRGGFNPGIEFRGGSEFRVSSVAEAAQDPAAATAQGEEVVGELVEGSSPRVSIVGGDSVRIQTEQLTPEETLQVQSALAESFDVAPEQVSASFIGATWGQDITRQALIALVVFLTLASLVLAVYFRTWKMSVAALIALAHDLVLTAGIYGVFGFEITPAAVIGFLTILGYSLYDTVVVFDKVRENTGEDGVESRRTFAQSVNLAVNQTLVRSINTSIIATLPVAAILIIGALLLGAGTLFDIALALFIGTIVGTYSSIFIAAPLYVQLRENEPEVQKQGARTQRALSDSGAVR from the coding sequence ATGAGCAGGTTCACCACATTCGGCAACGACCTCTACACGGGGGCGCGCTCGATCGACTTCGTCGGCCGCCGCAAGCTCTGGTACGCGATCGCGCTCGTGCTCATCGTGCTCACGGTGCTCATCACGGTCGTGCGCGGCGGCTTCAACCCCGGCATCGAGTTCCGCGGCGGATCCGAGTTCCGCGTCTCCTCGGTGGCCGAGGCCGCGCAGGATCCCGCGGCGGCGACCGCCCAGGGCGAGGAGGTCGTCGGCGAGCTCGTCGAGGGCTCGAGCCCCCGCGTCTCGATCGTCGGCGGCGACTCCGTGCGCATCCAGACCGAGCAGCTCACCCCGGAGGAGACCCTCCAGGTGCAGTCGGCCCTCGCGGAGTCGTTCGACGTCGCCCCCGAGCAGGTCAGCGCCTCCTTCATCGGCGCCACCTGGGGCCAGGACATCACGCGCCAGGCGCTCATCGCGCTCGTCGTCTTCCTCACCCTCGCGAGCCTCGTGCTGGCGGTCTACTTCCGCACCTGGAAGATGTCGGTCGCCGCGCTCATCGCGCTCGCCCACGACCTCGTGCTCACCGCGGGCATCTACGGCGTCTTCGGCTTCGAGATCACGCCGGCGGCGGTGATCGGGTTCCTCACCATCCTCGGGTACTCGCTCTACGACACGGTCGTCGTGTTCGACAAGGTGCGCGAGAACACGGGCGAGGACGGCGTCGAATCGCGCCGCACCTTCGCGCAGTCGGTGAACCTCGCCGTCAACCAGACGCTCGTACGATCGATCAACACCTCGATCATCGCGACGCTGCCGGTCGCGGCCATCCTCATCATCGGGGCGCTGCTGCTCGGCGCGGGCACGCTGTTCGACATCGCCCTGGCGCTGTTCATCGGCACCATCGTCGGCACCTACTCGTCGATCTTCATCGCGGCCCCGCTCTACGTGCAGTTGCGTGAGAACGAGCCCGAGGTGCAGAAGCAGGGCGCCCGCACGCAGCGCGCGCTCAGCGACTCCGGCGCCGTCCGCTGA
- the secD gene encoding protein translocase subunit SecD, producing the protein MARSTPERKALRSLVWLLVIIVALIGANGASVAFNNGAWTPKLALDLEGGTQLILTAQLESGAQPSQEQMDQAVGIIRQRVDAAGVSESEINTQGGTNIVVSIPGSPDEATLERIRRSAQLEFRPVLAADLASQSTIDEGADPSASPSPDGTGPLPSASDPSVAPSASAESEAAPDGPAEEGVTEENPAPTPSVEPTDASDLNWISPELQERFEGFDCATLDETGTNIAPRDEPLITCEEQGEQDIKYILGPVEVTGEAIDGATAGLVPSSTGATTNEWGVFIDFDGEGSQQFRTVTERLVALQGVRNQFAIVLDGRVISAPQTNVAITDGNPQISGNFTQESSQTLADQLRFGALPIGFELQSSENISATLGISQLQSGVIAGLIGLLLVVLYAFGQYRALGGVTVASLMIASVLTYLVITYLSNESGYRLSLAGVAGLIISVGVIADSFIVYFERIRDELRDGRRVDGAVEAGWRRAFRTILISDVINVIAAIVLFVLAVGNVRGFAFTLGIITVIDLVVVALFTHPLMQLVARTPFFTNGHRLSGLDPKALGAVYRGRAQFRPSVEVGATKKASSSREAQKRQTIAERKAAQERGEGTDA; encoded by the coding sequence GTGGCACGAAGCACTCCCGAGCGCAAGGCCCTGCGCTCCCTGGTCTGGCTGCTCGTCATCATCGTCGCCCTCATCGGCGCCAATGGTGCGAGCGTCGCCTTCAACAACGGCGCGTGGACCCCGAAGCTCGCCCTCGACCTCGAGGGCGGCACGCAGCTGATCCTCACTGCGCAGCTGGAGTCGGGGGCGCAGCCCTCGCAGGAGCAGATGGATCAGGCCGTTGGGATCATCCGCCAGCGCGTCGACGCCGCGGGCGTGAGCGAGTCGGAGATCAACACCCAGGGCGGCACGAACATCGTCGTCTCCATCCCCGGATCCCCCGACGAGGCCACGCTCGAGCGCATCCGCCGATCGGCGCAGCTCGAGTTCCGTCCGGTGCTCGCCGCCGACCTCGCCTCCCAAAGCACGATCGACGAGGGCGCCGATCCCAGTGCGAGCCCGAGTCCCGACGGGACCGGCCCCTTGCCTAGCGCGAGCGACCCCTCGGTCGCGCCGAGCGCGTCTGCCGAGAGCGAGGCCGCTCCGGATGGCCCGGCCGAAGAGGGAGTGACCGAGGAGAACCCGGCCCCCACCCCGAGTGTCGAGCCGACCGACGCGAGCGACCTGAACTGGATCTCGCCGGAGCTGCAAGAGCGGTTCGAGGGCTTCGATTGCGCGACCCTCGACGAGACGGGCACGAACATCGCCCCCCGCGACGAGCCCCTCATCACGTGCGAGGAGCAGGGCGAACAGGACATCAAATACATCCTCGGACCCGTGGAGGTCACAGGCGAGGCGATCGATGGCGCCACGGCGGGCCTCGTGCCCTCCTCGACGGGAGCGACCACGAACGAGTGGGGCGTCTTCATCGACTTCGACGGGGAGGGATCGCAGCAGTTCCGCACTGTGACGGAACGGCTCGTTGCTTTGCAGGGCGTGCGCAACCAGTTCGCGATCGTTCTCGACGGCCGCGTCATCAGCGCGCCCCAGACCAACGTCGCGATCACCGACGGTAATCCGCAGATCTCAGGCAACTTCACACAGGAGAGCTCGCAGACGCTCGCCGACCAGCTGCGCTTCGGCGCCCTCCCGATCGGGTTCGAGCTGCAGTCGAGCGAGAACATCTCCGCGACGCTCGGCATCTCGCAGCTGCAGAGCGGCGTCATCGCCGGCCTCATCGGCCTGCTGCTCGTCGTCCTGTACGCCTTCGGCCAGTACCGCGCCCTCGGCGGCGTCACCGTCGCCTCGCTCATGATCGCCAGCGTCCTCACCTACCTGGTCATCACGTACCTCTCGAACGAGTCGGGCTACCGCCTGTCGCTCGCCGGCGTCGCGGGACTCATCATCTCGGTCGGCGTCATCGCGGACTCGTTCATCGTCTACTTCGAGCGCATCCGGGACGAGCTGCGCGACGGACGCCGCGTCGACGGCGCGGTCGAGGCCGGCTGGCGCCGCGCCTTCCGCACCATCCTCATCTCCGACGTGATCAACGTCATCGCGGCGATCGTGCTGTTCGTGCTCGCGGTCGGCAACGTGCGCGGCTTCGCCTTCACGCTCGGCATCATCACGGTCATCGACCTCGTGGTCGTGGCGCTCTTCACGCACCCGCTCATGCAGCTCGTGGCGCGCACCCCGTTCTTCACGAACGGGCACCGCCTCAGCGGCCTCGATCCGAAGGCGCTCGGCGCGGTGTACCGGGGTCGCGCGCAGTTCCGACCCTCGGTCGAGGTGGGAGCGACGAAGAAGGCCTCGAGCAGTCGGGAGGCGCAGAAGCGCCAGACCATCGCCGAGCGCAAGGCGGCGCAGGAGCGCGGCGAAGGGACGGACGCCTGA
- a CDS encoding peptidylprolyl isomerase, producing MARIAGQDREAREARERLKRYEARQTVHRTQIDRRRRDNLLGLVVGLLVIALAVGAQLLYFGAGPGAPETAPSASPSPDASPSASPAPSDDAAAQAPDPALSENRTWTGELAIEGIDPLGIELDGAAAPQAVASFVTLAQDGFFDGTSCHRLTTEGIFVLQCGDPDGTGAGGPDYRFGPIENAPADDVYAEGVLAMARQGGDAESQGSQFFIVYEESSIPSDAAGGYTVLGRVTSGLEGLRTGIVEGGTENGAPDGRPANPALISGITIQ from the coding sequence GTGGCACGGATCGCAGGGCAGGACCGCGAGGCGCGCGAGGCGCGCGAGCGGCTGAAGCGCTACGAGGCGCGGCAGACCGTGCACCGCACGCAGATCGACCGGCGCCGTCGCGACAACCTGCTCGGCCTCGTCGTCGGGCTGCTCGTGATCGCGCTCGCCGTCGGCGCGCAGCTGCTCTACTTCGGCGCCGGGCCGGGCGCGCCCGAGACCGCGCCGAGCGCGAGCCCCTCCCCTGACGCCTCGCCCAGCGCGAGCCCCGCGCCGAGCGACGACGCCGCCGCGCAGGCCCCCGACCCGGCGCTCAGCGAGAACCGCACCTGGACGGGCGAGCTCGCGATCGAGGGCATCGACCCGCTCGGCATCGAGCTCGACGGCGCCGCCGCCCCGCAGGCCGTCGCCTCCTTCGTGACGCTCGCCCAGGACGGCTTCTTCGACGGCACGTCCTGCCACCGCCTCACCACCGAGGGCATCTTCGTGCTGCAGTGCGGCGACCCCGACGGCACCGGCGCCGGCGGCCCCGACTACCGCTTCGGGCCCATCGAGAACGCGCCCGCGGACGACGTCTACGCCGAGGGCGTGCTCGCCATGGCGCGGCAGGGCGGCGACGCCGAGAGCCAGGGCAGCCAGTTCTTCATCGTCTACGAGGAGTCGAGCATCCCCTCGGACGCCGCCGGCGGCTACACCGTGCTCGGGCGGGTCACGAGCGGCCTCGAGGGGCTGCGCACCGGGATCGTCGAGGGCGGCACCGAGAACGGCGCGCCCGACGGGCGGCCCGCGAACCCCGCGCTCATCAGCGGCATCACGATCCAGTAG
- the rpsD gene encoding 30S ribosomal protein S4 → MSTKSRTRSKTRLSRALGIALTPKAAKYLEKRPYAPGEHGRTKRKADSDYAVRLREKQRLRAQYGIREAQLRIIFQEARRTAGLTGENLVELLEMRLDALVLRAGFARTTAQARQMVVHRHILVDGKIVDRPSFRVKPEQTIHVKPKSEGMEPFQVAAAGGHVDVLPKTPAYLEVELDKLQARLVRRPKRAEVPVTCEVQLVVEYYAAR, encoded by the coding sequence GTGTCGACCAAGTCGCGCACCCGCAGCAAGACCCGCCTCTCCCGGGCCCTGGGCATCGCCCTCACCCCGAAGGCGGCCAAGTACCTCGAGAAGCGCCCCTACGCCCCCGGCGAGCACGGCCGCACCAAGCGGAAGGCCGACAGCGACTACGCCGTCCGCCTCCGTGAGAAGCAGCGTCTCCGCGCCCAGTACGGCATCCGCGAGGCCCAGCTCCGCATCATCTTCCAGGAGGCCCGTCGCACGGCCGGCCTGACCGGTGAGAACCTCGTCGAGCTGCTCGAGATGCGTCTCGACGCGCTCGTGCTGCGCGCCGGCTTCGCCCGCACCACTGCGCAGGCCCGTCAGATGGTCGTGCACCGCCACATCCTCGTCGACGGCAAGATCGTGGACCGCCCGAGCTTCCGCGTGAAGCCCGAGCAGACCATCCACGTCAAGCCCAAGAGCGAGGGCATGGAGCCGTTCCAGGTCGCCGCCGCCGGCGGTCACGTCGACGTGCTGCCCAAGACGCCCGCGTACCTCGAGGTCGAGCTCGACAAGCTGCAGGCGCGCCTCGTGCGCCGCCCGAAGCGCGCCGAGGTGCCCGTGACGTGCGAGGTCCAGCTCGTCGTCGAGTACTACGCCGCGCGCTAG
- a CDS encoding replication-associated recombination protein A yields the protein MDAAPGLGSAAVPLAVRMRPTRLDEVAGQTHLLGAGSPLVSLARDDGAPPSAVSVILWGPPGTGKTTLAQAIARQSGRRFVELSAITAGVRDVREVMERALSDRDLYGSSTVLFLDEIHRFTKAQQDALLPGVENGWVILIAATTENPSFSVISPLLSRSLLLTLEALSDVDLGVLVDRAVSDPRGLAGAVVLADDGRESIIRLASGDARRALTALEAAAQSARATPAPAAKGRKAAGAAAPTITAETVAAAVDRALLRYDKNGDEHYDVISAFIKSIRGSDPDAALHYLARMIEAGEDPRFIARRVIISAAEDIGVADPHALPLAVAAAQAVQLIGMPEGRIPLAEAVVYLATAPKSNAAYLGIDEAIADVRAGRIGRVPKPLRDAHYPGAKRLGHGKGYVYPHDDALGVVAQQHLPDPVKRREYYRPTERGAEREIGARLAKLRAIIRGAARGE from the coding sequence ATGGATGCCGCTCCCGGCCTCGGCAGCGCCGCGGTCCCCCTCGCCGTGCGCATGCGTCCCACGCGTCTGGACGAGGTGGCGGGTCAGACGCATCTGCTCGGCGCCGGATCCCCGCTCGTCAGCCTCGCCCGCGACGACGGCGCCCCGCCCTCGGCGGTCTCGGTCATCCTCTGGGGCCCGCCCGGCACGGGCAAGACGACGCTCGCGCAGGCGATCGCCCGGCAGTCGGGCCGCCGCTTCGTCGAGCTGTCGGCGATCACGGCGGGCGTGCGCGACGTGCGCGAGGTGATGGAGCGCGCGCTCTCCGACCGCGACCTCTACGGCTCCTCGACCGTGCTGTTCCTCGACGAGATCCACCGCTTCACGAAGGCCCAGCAGGACGCCCTGCTGCCCGGCGTCGAGAACGGCTGGGTCATCCTCATCGCGGCGACGACCGAGAACCCGAGCTTCTCCGTGATCTCGCCGCTGCTGAGCCGCTCGCTGCTGCTGACGCTCGAGGCGCTCTCCGACGTCGACCTCGGCGTGCTCGTCGATCGCGCCGTGAGCGACCCGCGCGGGCTCGCCGGCGCCGTGGTGCTGGCCGACGACGGGCGCGAGTCGATCATCCGCCTCGCCTCGGGGGATGCCCGCCGGGCGCTCACGGCCCTCGAGGCCGCGGCGCAGTCGGCCCGGGCCACCCCGGCTCCGGCCGCGAAGGGCAGGAAGGCGGCGGGGGCGGCGGCGCCGACGATCACCGCCGAGACGGTGGCCGCCGCGGTCGACCGGGCCCTGCTGCGCTACGACAAGAACGGCGACGAGCACTACGACGTCATCAGCGCCTTCATCAAGTCGATCCGGGGCAGCGACCCCGACGCCGCACTGCACTACCTGGCGCGCATGATCGAGGCGGGGGAGGACCCCCGCTTCATCGCCCGCCGCGTCATCATCTCGGCCGCCGAGGACATCGGCGTCGCCGACCCGCACGCCCTCCCGCTCGCCGTGGCCGCCGCGCAGGCCGTGCAGCTCATCGGCATGCCCGAGGGGCGCATCCCGCTCGCCGAGGCCGTCGTCTACCTCGCGACGGCGCCGAAGTCGAACGCCGCCTACCTCGGCATCGACGAGGCCATCGCCGACGTTCGCGCCGGGCGCATCGGCCGGGTGCCGAAGCCGCTGCGCGACGCGCACTACCCCGGGGCGAAGCGGCTCGGGCACGGCAAGGGCTACGTCTACCCGCACGACGACGCGCTCGGCGTCGTCGCCCAGCAGCACCTGCCCGATCCGGTGAAGCGGCGCGAGTACTACCGGCCGACCGAGCGCGGGGCCGAGCGCGAGATCGGCGCGCGGCTCGCGAAGCTGCGGGCGATCATCCGCGGCGCCGCGCGCGGGGAGTGA
- a CDS encoding DUF349 domain-containing protein yields MAENQQTVWGRVDETGTVYVTDRGAERAVGQYPDGTPEEALAYFTRKFTELEGQVRLLEQRAKGGAPAADVVKTVHSLTAALEEPAAVGDLEALRTRVGALTGAVEKLTEEQQAEQRAAVAAALEHRTGLVVEAEALAAKDPQSIQWKQATATLETLFAQWKDHQQNGPRLPKKEADELWKRFRTARSTVETHRRSFFAGLDAEHKEAKQRKQALVAQAEALAPQGTGGIPAYRRLLDEWKLAGRAGKKVDDALWAAFKAAGDVLYAAKAEVDAQENEEFSANLEAKKALLIEAEPLLKATDRVKARATLTGIQRKWDAIGKVPRDQVRVVEDRLRAIETAVRTLEEDHWKKNDPEKKARAEGLAGQLQDAIAALEADLAAATAAKDAARTAELTEALEARRAWLSAVDR; encoded by the coding sequence GTGGCAGAGAACCAGCAGACCGTCTGGGGCCGGGTCGATGAGACCGGCACCGTGTACGTGACCGATCGCGGAGCCGAGCGCGCCGTGGGCCAGTACCCCGACGGCACCCCGGAGGAGGCGCTCGCGTACTTCACCCGCAAGTTCACCGAGCTCGAGGGCCAGGTGCGCCTGCTCGAGCAGCGCGCCAAGGGCGGCGCCCCCGCCGCCGACGTCGTGAAGACCGTCCACTCGCTCACCGCGGCGCTCGAGGAGCCCGCGGCCGTCGGCGACCTCGAGGCCCTGCGCACGCGGGTCGGCGCCCTCACGGGTGCCGTCGAGAAGCTCACGGAGGAGCAGCAGGCCGAGCAGCGCGCCGCCGTCGCGGCCGCGCTCGAGCACCGCACCGGCCTCGTGGTCGAGGCGGAGGCGCTGGCCGCGAAGGATCCGCAGAGCATCCAGTGGAAGCAGGCGACCGCGACCCTCGAGACGCTCTTCGCGCAGTGGAAGGACCACCAGCAGAACGGTCCCCGCCTGCCGAAGAAGGAGGCCGACGAGCTGTGGAAGCGGTTCCGCACCGCCCGCAGCACCGTCGAGACGCACCGTCGCTCGTTCTTCGCCGGCCTCGACGCCGAGCACAAGGAGGCCAAGCAGCGCAAGCAGGCCCTCGTGGCGCAGGCCGAGGCGCTCGCGCCGCAGGGCACCGGCGGCATCCCCGCGTACCGCCGGCTGCTCGACGAGTGGAAGCTCGCGGGCCGCGCCGGCAAGAAGGTCGACGACGCGCTGTGGGCCGCCTTCAAGGCCGCGGGCGACGTGCTCTACGCGGCCAAGGCCGAGGTCGACGCGCAGGAGAACGAGGAGTTCAGCGCCAACCTCGAGGCGAAGAAGGCCCTGCTCATCGAGGCCGAGCCGTTGCTGAAGGCCACCGACCGGGTCAAGGCCCGCGCGACCCTGACGGGCATCCAGCGCAAGTGGGACGCGATCGGCAAGGTCCCCCGCGACCAGGTCCGCGTCGTGGAGGACCGCCTGCGGGCGATCGAGACGGCCGTGCGCACCCTCGAAGAGGATCACTGGAAGAAGAACGACCCCGAGAAGAAGGCGCGCGCCGAGGGGCTCGCGGGCCAGCTGCAGGACGCGATCGCCGCGCTCGAGGCCGACCTCGCCGCCGCGACCGCCGCGAAGGACGCCGCGCGCACCGCTGAGCTGACCGAGGCGCTCGAGGCGCGTCGGGCCTGGCTCTCGGCGGTCGACCGCTAG
- a CDS encoding RelA/SpoT family protein, which translates to MTETTQGQAPGAPGTSPASASAPPTQSTASLRALLPRLFSRAQPVGGFERLVKTVRSQNPKADIALLERAYQVAERAHRGQKRKSGEPYITHPVAVTQILAELGIGVKTLAASLLHDTVEDTPYTLDQLRADFGDEIAMLVDGVTKLDKVKYGDAAQAETVRKMIVAMSKDIRVLLIKLADRLHNARTWGFVEGESARRKAQETIDIYSPLAHRLGISTIKWELEDLSFAVLQPKLYVEIESLVRNRTPEREAFVQQVIDAVTSDLRQSRIKAQIVGRPKQYYSIYQKMVNRGRDFDEIYDLTGIRILVNSIRDCYAVLGAVHARWNPMPGRFKDYIATPKFNLYQSLHTTVFGPGGRPVEIQIRTQEMHQRAEFGVAAHWKYKERMNSGRSELDGGRSDTDMAWLAHISDWQAETSDPGEFLDNLRYEIGAKEVYVFTPQGKVIGLPSGATPVDFAYAVHTEVGHRTMGSKVNGRLVPLETVLSSGDTVEVFTSKNPDAGPSQDWLAFVTSQRARSKIRQWFTKERRDEAVEQGKDAIARAMRKQNLPLQRLMAQDSLAHVSSQLRYETVEALYAAVGEGHVSTQSVIEKIVAALHVESESEDEAFVVPTRARTPVRASDSGVLVRGAPDILVKLAKCCTPVPGDAIVGFVTRGQGVSVHRGDCTNVQSLLAEPDRIIEVEWAPTTKSVFLVQIQVEALDRSGLLSDVTRVLSEHHVNILSASVNTSRDRLALSRFVFEMGDTTHLDRVLNAVRRIDTVYDVYRVSNG; encoded by the coding sequence ATGACGGAGACGACGCAGGGCCAGGCGCCGGGTGCGCCCGGCACGTCGCCCGCGAGCGCCTCGGCCCCGCCGACGCAGAGCACCGCGAGCCTTCGCGCCCTCCTTCCCCGCCTGTTCTCCCGCGCCCAGCCCGTGGGCGGCTTCGAGCGCCTGGTGAAGACCGTGCGATCGCAGAACCCGAAGGCCGACATCGCCCTGCTCGAGCGGGCCTACCAGGTCGCCGAACGCGCGCACCGCGGCCAGAAGCGCAAGAGCGGCGAGCCGTACATCACGCACCCCGTGGCCGTCACGCAGATCCTCGCCGAGCTCGGCATCGGGGTGAAGACGCTCGCCGCCTCCCTGCTGCACGACACCGTCGAGGACACCCCCTACACGCTCGACCAGCTGCGAGCCGACTTCGGCGACGAGATCGCGATGCTCGTCGACGGCGTCACCAAGCTCGACAAGGTCAAGTACGGCGATGCCGCGCAGGCCGAGACGGTGCGCAAGATGATCGTCGCGATGTCGAAGGACATCCGGGTGCTGCTCATCAAGCTCGCCGACCGCCTGCACAACGCGCGCACCTGGGGCTTCGTCGAGGGGGAGTCCGCCCGGCGCAAGGCGCAGGAGACCATCGACATCTACTCGCCGCTCGCCCACCGGCTCGGCATCTCCACGATCAAGTGGGAGCTGGAGGACCTCTCGTTCGCCGTGCTGCAGCCGAAGCTGTACGTCGAGATCGAGAGCCTCGTGCGCAACCGCACGCCCGAGCGCGAGGCGTTCGTGCAGCAGGTCATCGATGCCGTGACGAGCGACCTGCGCCAGTCGCGCATCAAGGCGCAGATCGTCGGCCGGCCGAAGCAGTACTACTCGATCTACCAGAAGATGGTCAACCGCGGTCGCGACTTCGACGAGATCTACGACCTCACCGGCATCCGCATCCTCGTCAACTCCATCCGCGACTGCTACGCCGTGCTCGGCGCGGTGCACGCGCGCTGGAACCCGATGCCCGGTCGCTTCAAGGACTACATCGCGACCCCGAAGTTCAACCTGTACCAGTCGCTGCACACGACGGTCTTCGGGCCGGGCGGCCGCCCCGTCGAGATCCAGATCCGCACCCAGGAGATGCACCAGCGCGCCGAGTTCGGCGTCGCGGCGCACTGGAAGTACAAGGAGCGGATGAACTCGGGCCGCAGCGAGCTCGATGGCGGCCGCAGCGACACCGACATGGCCTGGCTCGCGCACATCAGCGACTGGCAGGCCGAGACGAGCGACCCGGGCGAGTTCCTCGACAACCTGCGCTACGAGATCGGCGCGAAGGAGGTCTACGTCTTCACGCCGCAGGGCAAGGTCATCGGCCTGCCGAGCGGCGCGACGCCCGTCGACTTCGCCTACGCCGTGCACACCGAGGTCGGGCATCGCACGATGGGCTCGAAGGTCAACGGGCGCCTCGTGCCGCTCGAGACGGTGCTGAGCTCGGGCGACACCGTCGAGGTCTTCACCTCGAAGAACCCCGACGCCGGGCCGAGCCAGGACTGGCTGGCCTTCGTCACCAGCCAGCGCGCCCGCTCGAAGATCCGGCAGTGGTTCACGAAGGAGCGCCGCGACGAGGCGGTCGAGCAGGGCAAGGACGCGATCGCCCGGGCGATGCGCAAGCAGAACCTGCCGCTGCAACGGCTCATGGCGCAGGACTCCCTCGCGCACGTCTCCTCCCAGCTGCGCTACGAGACGGTCGAGGCCCTCTACGCCGCGGTCGGCGAGGGCCACGTCTCGACGCAGTCGGTGATCGAGAAGATCGTCGCCGCGCTGCACGTGGAGTCGGAGAGCGAGGACGAGGCCTTCGTCGTGCCGACACGGGCGCGCACGCCCGTGCGCGCGAGCGACTCGGGCGTGCTCGTGCGCGGCGCCCCCGACATCCTGGTGAAGCTCGCCAAGTGCTGCACCCCGGTGCCGGGCGACGCCATCGTCGGCTTCGTCACGCGCGGGCAGGGCGTCAGCGTGCACCGGGGCGACTGCACCAACGTGCAGTCACTGCTCGCGGAGCCGGATCGCATCATCGAGGTCGAGTGGGCCCCGACGACGAAGAGCGTCTTCCTCGTGCAGATCCAGGTCGAGGCTCTCGACCGCTCGGGCCTGCTCTCGGACGTGACGCGCGTGCTCTCCGAGCACCACGTCAACATCCTGTCGGCGAGCGTCAACACCTCACGCGACCGCCTCGCCCTCAGCCGGTTCGTCTTCGAGATGGGCGATACGACGCACCTCGACCGCGTGCTCAACGCCGTGCGCCGCATCGACACCGTCTACGACGTCTACCGCGTCAGCAACGGCTGA